One Gemmatimonadota bacterium DNA window includes the following coding sequences:
- the ptsP gene encoding phosphoenolpyruvate--protein phosphotransferase produces the protein MSEERRVLQGIPASPGIAIGRALVYNRRFAAVHQRPIPADGVEAEILRFRTAVDEALDDLTRLQRRIAVDFDQDVGKIFRAHQAVLEDPEVVDVTVVRIRRERINAEYIFDDVMRGWIASYSSIENPYFRERTADFEDVQYRVLAKLTGSAHIGIEATDGEIVLVAHSLSPSDTAEIDRSAVCGFITDAGGQTSHTAIVARGLAVPAVVGTNIATQAISDGMMIIIDGNTGMVHLDPDADTIARYRETKSQLSVLEHELQELHDLPAETRDGRRIELSANIELPAELEDVLNHGADGIGLYRTEFLYLVGNELPSEEDQTRTYQRIARRMAPNHVIIRTLDLGADKMPKQMPDEANPALGQRGIRLCLDRPEMFKVQLRAILRAGAEGNVSLMFPMISGLQELRRAKALFEEARNELLEDGVAVDQSMPVGIMVEIPSAALTAHDLAKEVDFFSIGTNDLIQYTVAADRGNPSIASLYNPCHPAVLRLVASVIDAAHDNDIWVGVCGAMAAHPLAACILLGLGVDELSMSPIDIPEIKSLIRSADYQELKTITREALDLSTSEEIMRFLKPHQPKTELDVSDMMRI, from the coding sequence ATGAGCGAAGAGCGCCGCGTACTTCAAGGCATACCGGCATCGCCGGGCATCGCCATAGGACGCGCTTTGGTCTATAATCGCCGCTTCGCCGCCGTACACCAGCGTCCGATCCCCGCCGACGGCGTGGAGGCGGAGATTCTTCGATTCCGGACCGCCGTCGACGAGGCATTGGACGACCTGACCCGGTTACAGCGCCGCATCGCGGTTGATTTCGACCAGGACGTAGGGAAGATCTTCCGCGCGCACCAGGCCGTACTCGAAGACCCGGAAGTGGTGGATGTCACTGTCGTGCGCATCCGGCGTGAACGGATCAACGCAGAGTATATCTTCGACGATGTCATGAGAGGATGGATCGCCAGTTACTCCTCGATTGAGAATCCATACTTCCGTGAACGGACGGCCGATTTCGAAGACGTGCAATACCGGGTGCTGGCGAAACTCACCGGCAGCGCGCATATCGGGATCGAGGCCACAGACGGTGAGATCGTGCTCGTAGCCCACAGCCTGTCCCCATCGGATACCGCGGAAATAGACCGGTCTGCGGTCTGCGGCTTCATCACCGACGCCGGTGGCCAAACGTCGCATACGGCGATCGTCGCGCGAGGTCTGGCCGTGCCGGCGGTGGTCGGGACCAACATCGCTACCCAGGCCATATCGGACGGCATGATGATCATCATCGACGGCAACACCGGGATGGTCCATCTCGATCCGGATGCCGATACGATCGCGCGATACAGGGAAACGAAGTCCCAGCTATCGGTGCTGGAGCATGAACTGCAGGAACTCCACGACCTCCCGGCGGAGACGCGGGACGGAAGGCGCATCGAGCTGTCGGCCAATATCGAACTGCCGGCTGAACTGGAGGACGTCCTGAATCACGGCGCGGACGGCATCGGCCTGTACCGTACCGAGTTCCTCTACCTGGTAGGCAACGAATTGCCGTCCGAAGAAGATCAGACCCGGACGTACCAGCGCATCGCGCGGCGCATGGCGCCGAACCACGTGATCATACGGACGCTGGACCTCGGGGCGGACAAGATGCCGAAACAGATGCCGGACGAAGCGAATCCCGCACTCGGCCAGCGGGGTATCCGGCTCTGTCTTGACCGGCCGGAGATGTTCAAGGTGCAGTTGCGCGCCATACTGAGGGCCGGTGCGGAAGGCAACGTGAGTCTCATGTTCCCCATGATATCGGGATTGCAGGAGCTCAGGAGGGCGAAGGCGCTTTTTGAAGAGGCGCGGAACGAACTGCTGGAGGATGGGGTGGCTGTCGACCAGTCGATGCCGGTCGGAATCATGGTCGAAATCCCCTCGGCCGCACTGACGGCCCACGATCTGGCGAAGGAGGTGGACTTCTTCAGCATCGGCACGAACGACCTGATCCAGTACACCGTGGCGGCCGACCGGGGCAATCCGAGCATCGCCTCCCTGTACAATCCGTGCCATCCGGCCGTGCTCCGCCTTGTCGCGTCGGTGATCGACGCCGCGCACGACAACGATATCTGGGTGGGCGTGTGCGGCGCCATGGCCGCGCACCCCCTTGCGGCCTGCATACTGCTCGGTCTCGGCGTTGACGAGCTCAGCATGAGCCCCATCGATATACCCGAGATCAAGAGCCTGATCCGCTCCGCGGATTACCAGGAGCTCAAGACCATTACCCGGGAGGCGCTGGACCTGTCCACGTCGGAAGAGATCATGCGTTTCCTGAAACCCCACCAGCCGAAGACCGAGCTGGACGTATCGGACATGATGCGCATCTGA
- a CDS encoding phytanoyl-CoA dioxygenase family protein gives MGLSQAETTQFDSQGYLVKGGLLSEAALRPLILALSDIVEEGARRLHGEGKLASAYEEEGFETRLAHIYKESEEAGEAVLAMIMGRGGGQFNGESMLELLRNTELVDCVSDLIGPDIVGASAYRIRPKLPGHTRTEVPWHQDSGYFLPHCDRHLIVTCWIPLVDTTVENGCLNVIPGVHKDGVFRHYTGGHGGYLEIPGDELPQNKPIPLVMKRGDVLFMTNLTPHASFVNHTGIVRWSIDLRYQSMDAPNNSEEDPSTYTPERDPVTMACYPSEADFVIRDSSHPDREVTTPEAFRELRDRYHEAKPYNPGRGWTRLKDRKEA, from the coding sequence ATGGGTTTATCTCAGGCGGAAACCACGCAATTCGATAGTCAGGGTTACCTGGTCAAAGGCGGGCTGCTGTCCGAAGCCGCGTTGCGGCCGTTGATCCTCGCCTTGAGTGACATCGTGGAGGAAGGCGCGCGCCGGCTGCACGGCGAGGGAAAACTGGCCAGTGCCTACGAGGAAGAGGGGTTCGAGACCCGGTTGGCGCATATTTACAAGGAGTCCGAAGAAGCCGGCGAGGCCGTCCTCGCGATGATCATGGGCCGGGGTGGTGGACAGTTCAACGGCGAGTCGATGCTGGAGTTGTTGCGGAATACGGAACTGGTAGACTGTGTTTCAGACCTGATCGGACCGGACATCGTGGGCGCCTCCGCTTATCGTATCCGACCGAAGCTGCCGGGGCATACACGGACGGAAGTGCCCTGGCACCAGGACTCCGGCTACTTCCTGCCCCACTGCGACCGGCACCTGATCGTGACCTGCTGGATCCCGCTGGTGGACACGACGGTGGAAAACGGCTGCCTGAACGTGATTCCGGGAGTTCACAAGGATGGCGTGTTCCGGCACTACACGGGCGGGCACGGCGGCTACCTGGAGATCCCCGGGGATGAATTACCGCAGAACAAGCCGATACCCCTGGTGATGAAACGGGGCGATGTCCTGTTCATGACGAATCTGACTCCCCACGCCTCCTTCGTAAACCATACCGGAATCGTTCGCTGGAGTATCGACCTGAGGTACCAGTCCATGGATGCGCCGAACAACTCGGAGGAGGACCCGTCGACCTACACGCCGGAACGGGACCCGGTCACCATGGCCTGCTATCCGAGCGAGGCCGATTTCGTGATCCGGGATTCGAGTCATCCCGATCGGGAGGTCACGACACCGGAAGCCTTCAGGGAACTGCGCGATCGCTACCACGAGGCGAAGCCCTATAACCCGGGCAGGGGCTGGACCCGTCTCAAGGACAGGAAAGAGGCATGA